The following proteins are encoded in a genomic region of Brachypodium distachyon strain Bd21 chromosome 1, Brachypodium_distachyon_v3.0, whole genome shotgun sequence:
- the LOC100834287 gene encoding transmembrane E3 ubiquitin-protein ligase 1 isoform X2, protein MRHAAAAGTVLRVAVVGLVVAGLALPPPAAALRPLRERVVSAGATASSGSWANEHTFFKRDDNEMSPYSWNITGTYKGSWSFAGATNGSSRFLEFLTSKGDSVLELLSTPTKISGVHYVQGTITFHDVIDNTHDRGVAQIRLEGVYIWPFRQLRMVANSGADGEPLQEEDYFLSNPYHLLRIFSSQVFQDSSEEKNRRKNSLTYDMEKHCNIEIAAKVVRVSSNLNEGEHEKYRLEGLMESPAVDDDGECFSSILLNATSLNVEAYYNKAVNYTLMVTFISFLQVLLLIRQMEHSNTQSGAAKVSILMIGQQAIMDAYLCLLHLTAGILVESLFNAFATAAFFKFVVFSIFEMRYLLAIWKASRPLNSGEGWEIMRRELSVLYSRFYGILLGGILLMYELHNFLRPLLFLMYSFWIPQIVTNVIRDTRKPLHPQYILGMTATRIAIPLYIFGCPNNFMRIEPDKKWCIAVTVFMGIQAAVLLLQHYLGSRCFIPRQILPEKYCYHRKVEDNTNQPIDCVICMTTIDLTQRTSEYMVAPCEHIFHSGCLQRWMDIKMECPTCRRPLPPA, encoded by the exons ATGAggcacgccgccgctgcgggcACCGTGCTGAGGGTAGCTGTAGTGGGCCTGGTGGTGGCCGGCCTCGCCCTcccgccgccagccgcggCGCTGCGGCCTCTCAGGGAGCGCGTCGtctccgccggcgccaccgcctcctccggaTCGTGGGCCAATGAG CACACGTTCTTCAAGAGGGATGACAATGAGATGAGTCcgtattcatggaatattaCAGGAACATATAAAG GAAGTTGGAGCTTTGCTGGTGCCACAAATGGTTCTTCTAGGTTTCTTGAGTTTCTGACATCTAAAGGTGACTCGGTTTTGGAATTACTGAGTACCCCAACAAAGATAAGTGGGGTACACTATGTTCAG GGAACAATCACATTCCATGATGTTATCGACAATACTCATGATCGTGGGGTTGCTCAAATAAGGTTAGAAGGCGTGTATATATGGCCTTTTAGACAGCTACGCATGGTAGCTAACAG TGGTGCTGATGGCGAACCGCTTCAAGAAGAGGATTACTTTTTGTCGAATCCATACCATTTG CTGCGGATTTTCTCCTCTCAAGTGTTCCAAGATTCTTCTGAAGAGAAGAACCGAAGGAAGAACT CTCTCACATATGACATGGAGAAACATTGTAACATAGAAATAGCAGCTAAGGTGGTCCGGGTTTCATCTAACCTAAATG AAGGAGAGCATGAAAAGTACCGGTTGGAGGGTTTGATGGAAAGTCCAGCGGTAGATGATGATGGAGAGTGCTTCTCATCTATCTTACTAAATGCGACATCGCTGAATGTTGAAGCTTATTACAACAAAGCAGTGAACTATACTCTGATGGTCACTTTT ATCTCGTTCCTCCAAGTTTTGCTGCTTATTAGACAAATGGAACATAGCAACACCCAGTCT GGAGCTGCTAAGGTTTCTATTTTAATGATTGGGCAACAAGCTATCATGGATGCATATCTCTGTCTACTGCATCTGACTGCTGGTATTTTGGTTG AGTCTCTCTTTAATGCCTTTGCAACAGCTGCCTTCTTCAAGTTCGTcgttttttctatttttgagATGAGATATCTGCTTGCTATTTGGAAAGCAAGTAGACCATTGAACAGTGGAGAAGGTTGGGAAATAATGAGGAGAGAACTCTCTGTTCTGTACAGCCGCTTCT ATGGCATTCTTTTGGGTGGAATCCTTCTCATGTATGAGTTGCACAATTTCTTGCGCCCGCTTCTTTTCCTGATGTACTCATTTTGGATTCCTCAAATTGTCACGAATGTCATTCGGGATACAAGAAAACCCCTGCACCCTCAGTACATTTTAGGCATGACTGCCACACGCATCGCCATACCTCTGTATATATTTGGTTGCCCTAACAACTTCATGCGCATTGAGCCCGACAAGAAATGGTGCATAGCTGTGACAGTTTTCATGGGTATCCAGGCAGCAGTGCTCCTGCTCCAGCACTATCTTGGTTCTCGCTGCTTCATTCCTCGCCAG ATCCTCCCTGAGAAATACTGCTACCACAGGAAGGTAGAGGATAACACAAATCAGCCAATTGATTGTGTTATTTGTATGACTACCATTGATCTTACCCAAAGAACGAGTGAATACATG GTGGCACCTTGCGAGCATATATTCCACTCAGGCTGTTTACAACGCTGGATGGACATCAAGATGGAGTGCCCAACTTGCAGGCGCCCTCTACCACCAGCTTAG
- the LOC100834287 gene encoding uncharacterized protein LOC100834287 isoform X1, whose product MRHAAAAGTVLRVAVVGLVVAGLALPPPAAALRPLRERVVSAGATASSGSWANEHTFFKRDDNEMSPYSWNITGTYKGSWSFAGATNGSSRFLEFLTSKGDSVLELLSTPTKISGVHYVQGTITFHDVIDNTHDRGVAQIRLEGVYIWPFRQLRMVANSGADGEPLQEEDYFLSNPYHLLRIFSSQVFQDSSEEKNRRKNSLTYDMEKHCNIEIAAKVVRVSSNLNGTEFLYEGEHEKYRLEGLMESPAVDDDGECFSSILLNATSLNVEAYYNKAVNYTLMVTFISFLQVLLLIRQMEHSNTQSGAAKVSILMIGQQAIMDAYLCLLHLTAGILVESLFNAFATAAFFKFVVFSIFEMRYLLAIWKASRPLNSGEGWEIMRRELSVLYSRFYGILLGGILLMYELHNFLRPLLFLMYSFWIPQIVTNVIRDTRKPLHPQYILGMTATRIAIPLYIFGCPNNFMRIEPDKKWCIAVTVFMGIQAAVLLLQHYLGSRCFIPRQILPEKYCYHRKVEDNTNQPIDCVICMTTIDLTQRTSEYMVAPCEHIFHSGCLQRWMDIKMECPTCRRPLPPA is encoded by the exons ATGAggcacgccgccgctgcgggcACCGTGCTGAGGGTAGCTGTAGTGGGCCTGGTGGTGGCCGGCCTCGCCCTcccgccgccagccgcggCGCTGCGGCCTCTCAGGGAGCGCGTCGtctccgccggcgccaccgcctcctccggaTCGTGGGCCAATGAG CACACGTTCTTCAAGAGGGATGACAATGAGATGAGTCcgtattcatggaatattaCAGGAACATATAAAG GAAGTTGGAGCTTTGCTGGTGCCACAAATGGTTCTTCTAGGTTTCTTGAGTTTCTGACATCTAAAGGTGACTCGGTTTTGGAATTACTGAGTACCCCAACAAAGATAAGTGGGGTACACTATGTTCAG GGAACAATCACATTCCATGATGTTATCGACAATACTCATGATCGTGGGGTTGCTCAAATAAGGTTAGAAGGCGTGTATATATGGCCTTTTAGACAGCTACGCATGGTAGCTAACAG TGGTGCTGATGGCGAACCGCTTCAAGAAGAGGATTACTTTTTGTCGAATCCATACCATTTG CTGCGGATTTTCTCCTCTCAAGTGTTCCAAGATTCTTCTGAAGAGAAGAACCGAAGGAAGAACT CTCTCACATATGACATGGAGAAACATTGTAACATAGAAATAGCAGCTAAGGTGGTCCGGGTTTCATCTAACCTAAATGGTACTGAATTTCTTTACG AAGGAGAGCATGAAAAGTACCGGTTGGAGGGTTTGATGGAAAGTCCAGCGGTAGATGATGATGGAGAGTGCTTCTCATCTATCTTACTAAATGCGACATCGCTGAATGTTGAAGCTTATTACAACAAAGCAGTGAACTATACTCTGATGGTCACTTTT ATCTCGTTCCTCCAAGTTTTGCTGCTTATTAGACAAATGGAACATAGCAACACCCAGTCT GGAGCTGCTAAGGTTTCTATTTTAATGATTGGGCAACAAGCTATCATGGATGCATATCTCTGTCTACTGCATCTGACTGCTGGTATTTTGGTTG AGTCTCTCTTTAATGCCTTTGCAACAGCTGCCTTCTTCAAGTTCGTcgttttttctatttttgagATGAGATATCTGCTTGCTATTTGGAAAGCAAGTAGACCATTGAACAGTGGAGAAGGTTGGGAAATAATGAGGAGAGAACTCTCTGTTCTGTACAGCCGCTTCT ATGGCATTCTTTTGGGTGGAATCCTTCTCATGTATGAGTTGCACAATTTCTTGCGCCCGCTTCTTTTCCTGATGTACTCATTTTGGATTCCTCAAATTGTCACGAATGTCATTCGGGATACAAGAAAACCCCTGCACCCTCAGTACATTTTAGGCATGACTGCCACACGCATCGCCATACCTCTGTATATATTTGGTTGCCCTAACAACTTCATGCGCATTGAGCCCGACAAGAAATGGTGCATAGCTGTGACAGTTTTCATGGGTATCCAGGCAGCAGTGCTCCTGCTCCAGCACTATCTTGGTTCTCGCTGCTTCATTCCTCGCCAG ATCCTCCCTGAGAAATACTGCTACCACAGGAAGGTAGAGGATAACACAAATCAGCCAATTGATTGTGTTATTTGTATGACTACCATTGATCTTACCCAAAGAACGAGTGAATACATG GTGGCACCTTGCGAGCATATATTCCACTCAGGCTGTTTACAACGCTGGATGGACATCAAGATGGAGTGCCCAACTTGCAGGCGCCCTCTACCACCAGCTTAG